A single Epinephelus lanceolatus isolate andai-2023 chromosome 22, ASM4190304v1, whole genome shotgun sequence DNA region contains:
- the LOC144459857 gene encoding uncharacterized protein LOC144459857 codes for MMCIILLLINLTSCVCGTFVVNVTQTSYQAEENHNITLEFTFTTKTDTSLKYLYINCERRNNLRASGLFHLHGGVEVPESQDEQFTGRVQCDKDVLREGRLRLHVSRLRTNDSGLYMCAVVTKYGRNSATCRLNVTAADEPKLQRPSESPQPESPQPESPQPESQGRIGLYVALGLAAAAAAAAAALLAVCAKHHFRWFHRR; via the exons atgatgtgcatcatcctgctgctcatcaacctgacctcctgtgtctgtg gaacatttgtagtcaatgtgacacagacctcctatcaggcagaggagaaccacaacaTCACACTGGAATTCACCTTCACAACCAAAACTGACACTTCCCTTaagtatttatatattaattgtGAGAGGAGAAATAATCTCAGAGCCTCAGGTCTGTTTCATCTACATGGAGGTGTTGAGGTCCCAGAGTCTCAGGATGAACAGTTTACAGGACGAGTCCAGTGTGACAAAGACGTCCTCAGAGAGGGAcgactcagacttcatgtgtccAGACTCAGGACTAATGACTCAGGACTGTATATGTGTGCAGTTGTCACAAAGTATGGGAGGAACTCTGCTACATGTCGGCTCAATGTCACTG CTGCTGATGAGCCCAAACTTCAGAGACCATCAGAGAGTCCACAACCAGAGAGTCCACAACCAGAGAGTCCACAACCAGAGAGTCAGGGAAGGATCGGCCTCTATGTTGCACTGGgactagcagcagcagcagcagcagcagcagcagctctattAGCTGTGTGTGCCAAACACCACTTTAGATGGTTCCACAGACGTTGA